A genomic stretch from Acropora palmata chromosome 13, jaAcrPala1.3, whole genome shotgun sequence includes:
- the LOC141864369 gene encoding tubulin alpha chain-like, translating to MTINMRFKLFRLLTLFQRECISLHIGQAGVQIGSACWELYCIEHGIMANGRIDGGGHCEDDSFNTFFNESMAGKYVPRSIFVDLEPTVIDEARLGVYRDLYHPEQMISGKEDAANNYARGHYTIGKEILDLVLDRIRRLADQCYGLQGFLITHSFGGGTGSGFSSILLERLAADYGKKSKLEFCVYPAPRVSTAVVEPYNAVLTTHSTLEHADCSFLMDNEAIYDLCHKNLDVERPTYTNLNRVISQVVSSITASLRFDGALNVDLTEFQTNLVPYPRIHYPLVSYSPMISAVKAYLEQLTVAEITNRCFDPANQMVKCDPRHGQYMACCMLYRGDVVPKDVNSAICSIKTKRSVQFVEWCPTGFKVGINYQPPTVVPGSDQAKLLRSLCMLSNSTAISEAWAQLDHKFDLMFAKRAFVHWFVGEGMEEGEFIEAREDLAALEKDYQEVEAATTASEEDEY from the exons ATGACCATAAATATGCGCTTTAAATTGTTTCGACTGTTAACGCTGTTTCAGCGAGAATGCATTTCTTTGCACATTGGACAAGCAGGAGTTCAAATCGGCAGCGCTTGTTGGGAACTATATTGCATCGAACATGGGATCATGGCAAACGGGCGAATTGATGGAGGAGGACACTGTGAAGACGATTCTTTCAATACTTTTTTCAACGAGTCGATGGCCGGTAAATATGTTCCTCGGTCAATTTTTGTTGACTTGGAACCAACCGTTATTG atGAGGCTCGATTGGGAGTTTATCGCGACTTATACCATCCTGAACAGATGATCTCGGGCAAAGAAGATGCTGCAAACAATTACGCTCGGGGCCATTACACCATCGGGAAAGAAATCCTAGACCTGGTGTTAGACAGGATTCGAAGGCTG GCAGATCAGTGTTACGGCCTTCAAGGATTTCTCATAACCCATTCTTTTGGTGGAGGGACTGGATCTGGATTTTCATCCATTCTTCTTGAACGCCTGGCAGCTGATTATGGTAAGAAATCCAAACTGGAATTTTGTGTTTATCCTGCTCCAAGAGTCTCTACTGCTGTGGTAGAACCATATAACGCTGTACTTACAACTCATTCAACCCTGGAACATGCAGACTGTTCGTTTTTAATGGACAACGAAGCCATTTACGATCTCTGTCATAAGAACCTTGATGTGGAACGTCCCACGTACACAAATCTCAACCGGGTTATTAGTCAGGTTGTGTCCTCTATTACTGCTTCTCTTCGTTTTGACGGCGCCTTGAATGTGGATTTGACAGAATTTCAGACCAATCTTGTGCCGTATCCCAGGATTCACTATCCACTGGTATCTTACTCGCCTATGATCTCAGCGGTTAAAGCTTATCTCGAACAACTCACAGTTGCCGAGATAACAAATCGGTGCTTTGATCCCGCAAATCAAATGGTAAAATGCGATCCGCGACACGGGCAATACATGGCTTGCTGTATGCTCTACAGGGGTGACGTTGTTCCTAAAGACGTTAACTCAGCAATTTGCAGCATAAAAACCAAACGTAGCGTTCAGTTTGTTGAATGGTGTCCAACAGGGTTTAAGGTCGGCATCAATTATCAGCCCCCGACTGTTGTCCCTGGCAGCGATCAAGCCAAGCTACTTCGATCTCTTTGTATGCTCAGCAATAGTACAGCTATCTCTGAGGCATGGGCACAGTTGGATCACAAGTTTGACTTGATGTTCGCTAAACGAGCGTTTGTTCATTGGTTTGTTGGGGAGGGAATGGAGGAAGGCGAGTTCATTGAAGCGCGTGAGGATCTTGCAGCTTTGGAAAAGGATTACCAAGAAGTTGAAGCTGCTACAACTGCAAGCGAGGAGGACGAAtactaa